A window of the Shinella zoogloeoides genome harbors these coding sequences:
- a CDS encoding peptidoglycan D,D-transpeptidase FtsI family protein encodes MIAFIMRLKSRAHFTVGPQPGLRDATFIGTNARRRKQARQRLAILIGLFLVAYLALGARLLQYGLTEPLQSAAIDASAHAVASRPDLTDRNGLLLATDLNTVSLYAEPRRILDADEVVEKLALVVPNLDWRETHRKLRSDSAFQWLRRQLTPKQQADILALGLPGIGFRPEKRRFYPGGATAAHIVGHVNVDNQGLAGMERYLDQQGLADLRAAGLTNDTRLEPVKLSIDLRVQNIVREVVAKAMVDYGAEAAGAVILDVETGEVLAMASVPDYDPNEPSRRLADGSIDKDYEKGWFNRISNATFEMGSTFKSFTLAMGLDEGKITLNSVVDASRPIRMGGFTIRDFKGKNRPLSIPEVFQYSSNIGTAAVADMVGVDNHRQFFTQLGLLSRLETEMPGVATPTQPRNWKKINSVTISFGHGVSTTPLQTAAAAAALMNGGHLIPPTFLPRSRDAAQSLATRVLKDTTSADMRALYDRNGQIGSGRHAQVEGFLVGGKTGTAEKVINGRYSKTSNFNSFLAAFPMDKPRYIVLSIIDAPRTGENGGRTAASNAAPMIKAIIQRAAPLLGVQPRFADASSDRRLIDY; translated from the coding sequence ATGATCGCATTCATCATGCGGCTGAAGAGCCGCGCGCATTTCACCGTCGGGCCGCAGCCCGGCCTTCGCGACGCGACCTTCATCGGCACCAATGCGCGCCGCCGCAAACAGGCGCGCCAGCGCCTCGCCATCCTCATCGGCCTCTTCCTCGTCGCCTATCTCGCGCTCGGCGCGCGCCTTCTCCAGTACGGCCTCACCGAGCCGCTGCAATCGGCCGCGATCGATGCAAGCGCCCATGCCGTCGCCTCCCGCCCCGACCTCACCGACCGCAACGGCCTGCTGCTGGCGACCGATCTCAACACGGTCTCGCTCTATGCCGAGCCGCGCCGCATCCTCGACGCCGACGAGGTGGTGGAGAAGCTGGCGCTGGTCGTGCCCAACCTCGACTGGCGCGAAACGCATCGCAAGCTGCGCTCGGACAGCGCCTTCCAATGGCTGCGCCGCCAGCTCACGCCCAAGCAGCAGGCCGATATTCTCGCGCTCGGCCTGCCGGGCATCGGCTTCCGGCCGGAAAAGCGGCGCTTCTATCCGGGCGGCGCCACCGCCGCCCATATCGTCGGCCATGTCAACGTCGACAACCAGGGCCTCGCCGGCATGGAGCGCTATCTCGACCAGCAGGGCCTAGCGGACCTGCGCGCCGCCGGCCTCACCAACGACACGCGGCTCGAGCCGGTGAAGCTGTCCATCGACCTGCGCGTCCAGAACATCGTGCGCGAGGTCGTCGCCAAGGCCATGGTCGACTACGGGGCGGAAGCGGCCGGCGCGGTGATCCTCGACGTGGAAACCGGGGAAGTGCTCGCCATGGCCTCGGTTCCCGACTACGATCCGAACGAACCCTCCCGCCGCCTCGCCGATGGCAGCATCGACAAGGACTACGAGAAAGGCTGGTTCAACCGCATCAGCAACGCGACCTTCGAGATGGGTTCGACCTTCAAGAGCTTCACGCTCGCCATGGGGCTGGACGAAGGCAAGATCACGCTGAACTCCGTCGTCGACGCCTCGCGCCCGATCCGCATGGGCGGCTTCACCATCCGCGATTTCAAGGGCAAGAACCGGCCCCTGTCCATTCCCGAAGTGTTCCAGTATTCCTCGAATATCGGCACCGCCGCCGTGGCCGACATGGTCGGCGTCGATAACCACCGGCAGTTCTTCACGCAGCTCGGCCTGCTCTCCAGGCTGGAGACGGAAATGCCCGGCGTCGCGACGCCAACCCAGCCGCGCAACTGGAAGAAGATCAATTCCGTCACGATCTCCTTCGGCCACGGCGTCTCGACGACACCCTTGCAGACCGCTGCCGCAGCCGCCGCGCTGATGAATGGCGGCCACCTCATCCCGCCGACCTTCCTGCCGCGCTCGCGGGATGCCGCCCAGTCGCTCGCCACGCGCGTCCTCAAGGACACGACCAGCGCCGACATGCGCGCGCTCTACGACCGGAACGGCCAGATCGGCTCCGGCCGGCATGCGCAGGTCGAGGGCTTCCTTGTCGGCGGCAAGACCGGGACGGCCGAGAAGGTCATCAACGGTCGCTATTCCAAGACCAGCAATTTCAACTCCTTCCTCGCCGCCTTCCCCATGGACAAGCCACGCTACATCGTCCTGTCGATCATCGACGCCCCGCGCACCGGCGAGAACGGCGGGCGAACCGCCGCCTCCAACGCCGCGCCGATGATCAAGGCGATCATCCAGCGCGCCGCGCCTCTGCTCGGCGTCCAGCCGCGCTTCGCCGACGCCTCGTCCGACAGACGGCTGATCGACTACTAG
- a CDS encoding oxidoreductase — protein MVRDPRFDILFEPVRIGPVTAPNRFYQVPHCSGMGYRYPNAEARLRGMKAEGGWGVVSTQEAEIHPTSDLTPANEARLWDDGDLPALSAVTQSIHAHGSLAAIQLVHNGLHVANRFSRMIPLAPSHVISDCLDPVQARAMDKTDIADMRRWYRNAALRAKKAGFDIVYLYAGHDMSVLQHFLSRRHNNRSDEYGGSFENRLRLFREIIDDTRDAVGDRCALAIRLAVDELLGPAGITCEGEGKDIVTALAELPDLWDVNLSGWSNDSQTARFSEEGFQEPYIRFVKSVTTKPVVGVGRYTSPDSMVRAIRQGILDFIGAARPSIADPYLPKKIEEGRIDDIRECIGCNICTSGDNTNVPMRCTQNPTIGEEWRKGWHPEIIATAEAPEPALVIGGGPAGLEAARALAQRGVDVVLAEGGGEWGGRVARECRLPGLATWGRVRDWRVGQLNVRPNAELYLHSPLSADDVLQYGIPHVAIATGARWRSDGAGRTHRQPLAFLTEGAVVSPDAILSAGADAVSADGPVVVFDDDGYYMGSVLAELLAKAGHTVTFVTPESQVSPWSQHTLEQGRVQKRLIEVGVRIVTAKALAGRTKDRLDLACIYSDRIETVDCATLVPVTARLPDETLWLELKAREAEWADAGIRTVTRLGDCLAPGIIAAAVYSGHQYARTYMEPADRDRVPFRREDIARLY, from the coding sequence ATGGTTCGTGATCCCCGCTTCGACATTCTCTTCGAACCCGTCCGGATCGGGCCGGTCACGGCGCCCAACCGCTTCTACCAGGTGCCGCACTGTTCCGGCATGGGCTACCGCTATCCCAATGCGGAAGCCCGGCTGCGCGGCATGAAGGCGGAAGGCGGCTGGGGTGTCGTCTCCACCCAGGAGGCGGAAATCCACCCGACCTCGGACCTGACCCCGGCCAACGAGGCGCGCCTTTGGGACGACGGGGACCTTCCGGCCCTTTCCGCCGTCACGCAGAGCATCCACGCCCATGGCAGCCTCGCCGCCATCCAGCTCGTGCACAACGGCCTGCATGTCGCCAACCGCTTCAGCCGGATGATCCCGCTCGCCCCCTCCCATGTCATCAGCGACTGTCTCGATCCCGTCCAGGCGCGCGCCATGGACAAGACCGACATCGCCGATATGCGCCGCTGGTATCGCAACGCCGCGCTACGCGCGAAAAAGGCCGGCTTCGACATCGTCTATCTCTATGCCGGGCACGACATGAGCGTGCTTCAGCACTTCCTGTCCCGCCGCCACAACAACCGCTCCGACGAATATGGCGGCTCCTTCGAGAACCGGCTGCGGCTCTTCCGCGAGATCATCGACGACACGCGCGATGCCGTGGGCGATCGCTGCGCGCTCGCCATCCGCCTTGCGGTGGACGAACTGCTCGGTCCGGCCGGCATCACCTGCGAGGGCGAAGGCAAGGATATCGTGACGGCGCTCGCCGAATTGCCCGACCTCTGGGACGTCAACCTTTCCGGCTGGTCGAACGACAGCCAGACGGCTCGCTTCTCCGAGGAGGGCTTCCAGGAGCCCTATATCCGCTTCGTCAAGTCCGTCACGACGAAGCCGGTGGTCGGCGTCGGGCGCTATACCTCACCGGACAGCATGGTGCGGGCGATCCGCCAGGGCATTCTCGATTTCATCGGCGCCGCCCGCCCCTCCATCGCCGATCCCTACCTGCCGAAAAAGATCGAGGAGGGCCGCATCGACGATATCCGCGAATGCATCGGCTGCAACATCTGCACCTCCGGGGACAATACCAACGTGCCGATGCGCTGCACGCAGAACCCGACCATCGGCGAGGAATGGCGCAAGGGCTGGCACCCGGAGATCATCGCGACCGCCGAAGCGCCCGAGCCGGCCCTCGTCATCGGCGGCGGACCGGCGGGGCTGGAGGCGGCGCGGGCGCTCGCCCAGCGCGGCGTCGATGTCGTGCTGGCCGAAGGCGGCGGCGAATGGGGCGGCCGCGTCGCGCGCGAATGCCGCCTGCCCGGCCTTGCCACCTGGGGCCGCGTGCGCGACTGGCGCGTCGGCCAGCTGAATGTGCGCCCCAATGCCGAACTCTACCTGCACAGCCCGCTTTCCGCCGACGACGTGCTGCAATACGGCATACCCCATGTCGCCATCGCCACGGGCGCGCGCTGGCGCAGCGACGGCGCGGGCCGCACCCACCGCCAGCCCCTCGCCTTCCTGACGGAAGGCGCCGTCGTCTCACCCGACGCCATCCTTTCTGCCGGAGCGGACGCGGTCAGCGCCGACGGTCCCGTCGTGGTCTTCGACGACGACGGTTACTACATGGGCAGCGTCCTTGCGGAACTGCTTGCCAAGGCCGGCCATACGGTGACTTTCGTCACGCCGGAATCCCAGGTCTCCCCCTGGAGCCAGCACACGCTGGAACAGGGCCGCGTGCAGAAGCGCCTCATCGAGGTCGGCGTCCGCATCGTCACGGCCAAGGCGCTGGCCGGCCGCACGAAGGACCGGCTGGATCTCGCCTGCATCTACAGCGACCGGATCGAGACCGTCGACTGCGCCACGCTCGTGCCGGTCACCGCCCGCCTGCCGGACGAAACCCTCTGGCTGGAGCTGAAGGCGCGCGAAGCGGAATGGGCCGATGCCGGCATCCGCACGGTAACCCGCCTCGGCGACTGTCTCGCCCCCGGCATCATCGCCGCCGCCGTCTATTCCGGCCACCAATACGCCCGCACCTACATGGAGCCGGCCGACCGCGACCGCGTGCCGTTCCGGCGCGAGGATATCGCCCGGCTCTACTGA